A genomic segment from Flavobacterium litorale encodes:
- a CDS encoding SPOR domain-containing protein, whose amino-acid sequence MRILKTRQALFILFFVTLFSGKSFAQNATVTIEQDEKFMQLLNEKRRINSSITVNDHYKIQVFYGDNKEARKTLAIFKREFPDMDTTIVFESPTYKVWAGSYDNRIAAERMLEAIKQKYPYALLIKPNK is encoded by the coding sequence ATGAGAATTTTAAAAACAAGACAGGCTTTATTTATACTATTTTTCGTTACGCTATTTTCGGGAAAATCATTTGCACAAAACGCAACAGTAACTATTGAACAGGATGAGAAATTTATGCAGCTTTTGAATGAAAAGCGCAGAATAAACTCATCCATAACCGTTAACGACCACTATAAGATACAAGTGTTTTACGGCGATAATAAGGAAGCCCGAAAAACGTTAGCAATATTTAAAAGAGAGTTTCCTGATATGGACACTACTATAGTATTTGAAAGCCCTACTTACAAGGTTTGGGCGGGCAGTTATGATAACCGTATTGCTGCCGAAAGAATGCTAGAAGCTATTAAACAGAAGTATCCTTACGCTTTACTTATAAAGCCAAATAAGTAG
- a CDS encoding c-type cytochrome — protein MKKVGNHTSFSRILLFCLAFSLSFSLTSFAQETADAAAEAPAEEAAAPDASAGDPVKGKELFNSLCAACHKLDAKATGPALRNVADKYDRDWLHRWVKNSSDLIKSGDALAVKVFEENNKSVMTAFPQLSNKDIDDILAYTSAPKPVITTTPATVGGGSGGSDNGVNSTLLLGALVLVLLVLIVMLVLVNKTLRKVAEANGVVVESQEKSVSVWKAYAQNQFLVLVTAILLLLSASYFMYGYLMQIGVDQGYEPIQPIHFSHKIHAGENGVDCKYCHSSARVSKHSGIPSLNVCMNCHKNISEFEGAKDSVYVDYSKEFYTAEIQKLYDAVGWDKSAQAYTGKQKPVKWVRIHNLPDFVYFNHSQHVSVAGIECQKCHGPVETYEVMKQFSPLTMGWCINCHRETNVKVEGNEYYEKIHDELAKKYGVAKLTAANMGGTECGKCHY, from the coding sequence ATGAAAAAAGTGGGTAACCATACTTCGTTTTCAAGAATTTTATTGTTCTGCCTAGCGTTCTCGCTGTCTTTTTCCTTAACGTCATTTGCGCAGGAAACTGCTGATGCTGCTGCCGAAGCTCCCGCTGAGGAAGCGGCTGCTCCAGATGCCTCAGCTGGCGATCCGGTAAAAGGTAAAGAACTTTTTAACTCATTATGTGCTGCTTGTCACAAGTTAGATGCTAAAGCAACCGGTCCCGCGCTACGTAATGTAGCTGATAAGTACGATCGTGATTGGCTTCATAGATGGGTTAAAAACAGTAGTGATCTTATAAAATCGGGCGATGCTCTTGCTGTAAAAGTATTTGAGGAAAACAACAAGTCTGTAATGACGGCATTCCCGCAATTATCTAATAAGGATATAGATGATATTCTTGCTTATACTTCGGCACCAAAGCCAGTTATAACTACTACTCCTGCTACAGTTGGAGGAGGTTCGGGCGGTTCTGATAATGGTGTAAATAGTACATTGCTGTTGGGTGCGCTTGTTTTAGTGTTGCTAGTGCTTATAGTAATGTTAGTGCTTGTAAATAAAACATTGCGTAAAGTTGCAGAGGCAAACGGTGTTGTTGTTGAGAGCCAAGAAAAATCAGTTTCAGTTTGGAAAGCATACGCTCAAAACCAATTCTTAGTTTTGGTGACAGCAATATTACTATTGCTATCAGCGTCGTACTTCATGTATGGCTACTTAATGCAAATAGGTGTCGATCAGGGTTACGAGCCAATACAGCCAATACACTTCTCTCATAAAATACATGCTGGCGAAAATGGTGTAGATTGTAAATACTGCCACTCTTCTGCAAGAGTAAGTAAGCACTCAGGTATACCATCGCTTAATGTATGTATGAACTGTCATAAAAATATTTCAGAATTCGAAGGAGCTAAAGACTCTGTTTATGTTGATTACTCTAAAGAATTCTATACTGCCGAGATACAAAAACTATACGATGCTGTAGGTTGGGATAAATCGGCACAAGCTTATACAGGTAAGCAAAAACCAGTAAAGTGGGTACGAATCCATAACCTTCCCGATTTTGTTTACTTTAACCACTCACAGCACGTTTCGGTTGCAGGAATTGAGTGTCAGAAATGTCACGGTCCTGTAGAAACGTACGAAGTAATGAAGCAGTTCTCTCCTTTAACCATGGGATGGTGTATTAACTGTCACCGCGAAACCAACGTTAAGGTTGAAGGTAATGAGTACTACGAAAAAATCCACGATGAGCTTGCCAAGAAATATGGTGTAGCTAAGCTTACAGCTGCCAATATGGGTGGTACAGAGTGTGGTAAATGTCACTATTAA
- a CDS encoding TAT-variant-translocated molybdopterin oxidoreductase, whose translation MASNKKYWQSVEELKEDSSIVETLRNNEFVEEIPTDEFLGDKEALSSSSTSRRDFLKYVGFSTAAASLAACEGPVIKSIPYVVQPEEIIPGVADYYATTIADGFDFANILVKTREGRPIKVENNNLPGSKIKANARVYASVLSLYDSMRLKEPMVSGKPASWEEVDAKVKAGLAKASSSGGQVVLLTNTMASPSTDKMIAEFGARYSNFKHVVYDAVSQSEALDAFEAVYGERALADYDFSKADVIVSVGADFLGDWQGGGCDTGYAKGRIPKNGKMSRHVQIEANMSLSGSNADKRIPMTVTEQKYALVALYNEVTGASASVPSFAGKATIAKVAKELRAAGSKGVLVSGIDDVNAQMLVLAINNTLQSEAFNPNGARLIRQGNAKAVAQLVRDMKAGSVDTLIMSGVNPVYTLPNSNDFIDGLKKVKLSVAFSMKEDETASLTTIAAAAPHYLESWGDVSITKGTYSITQPTIRPLFKTRQLQDSLLKWSGSSDTYYDYLKSSFDVVGMGKSWNQLVHDGVHASEVMPLTADGTGFGNAASKLAKAKAIAGLELVLYTKTGMGDGQQANNPWLQEFPDPITRVSWDNYVTVSKADAERLELENYNVANGGLNGSTVTLEVSGKKIENVPVIIQPGQAKGTVGLSLGYGRKAAMKKDMMTGVNAYTVYNNFNALQPVKLTKAAGDHEFACVQLQKTLMGRGDIIKETTLKEFNQKDASEWNIIPVVSLDHKEVPASSVDLWESFDRTTGHHFNLSIDLNACTGCGACVIACHAENNVPVVGKSEIRRSRDMHWLRIDRYYSSEDTFAGDVETKAGISGLMDSIETFGEMEDPADNPQVAFQPVFCQHCNHAPCETVCPVAATSHSRQGQNHMAYNRCVGTRYCANNCPYKVRRFNWFLYNKNDEFDYHMNDDLGRMVLNPDVNVRSRGVMEKCSLCIQMTQATILKAKREGRPVNKDEFYTACTEACGSGAMVFGDINNEEDTIVELKEDDRMYHLLEHVGTKPNVFYQVKVRNT comes from the coding sequence ATGGCATCAAACAAAAAATACTGGCAAAGTGTTGAGGAGCTGAAAGAAGACAGCTCTATTGTTGAGACGCTAAGAAACAATGAGTTTGTTGAAGAAATTCCGACTGATGAATTTCTTGGTGATAAAGAGGCTTTATCGTCTTCATCAACAAGCCGTCGTGACTTTTTGAAATATGTTGGATTCAGTACTGCTGCTGCATCACTTGCAGCTTGTGAGGGTCCAGTTATTAAGTCTATTCCTTATGTAGTTCAACCAGAAGAAATCATTCCAGGTGTTGCAGATTACTACGCAACAACTATTGCAGATGGTTTCGACTTTGCAAATATATTGGTTAAAACCCGTGAGGGACGACCTATTAAAGTAGAGAATAACAATCTACCAGGTTCTAAAATTAAAGCCAATGCAAGAGTGTATGCTTCTGTACTTTCGTTGTACGATAGTATGCGCTTAAAAGAACCAATGGTGTCAGGTAAGCCTGCATCTTGGGAAGAGGTTGATGCTAAAGTAAAAGCAGGTTTAGCTAAAGCATCATCATCAGGAGGTCAAGTAGTATTGTTAACCAATACTATGGCAAGCCCTTCTACAGATAAAATGATAGCTGAGTTTGGTGCACGTTACAGCAACTTTAAACATGTTGTATACGATGCTGTATCGCAATCGGAAGCATTGGATGCTTTTGAAGCTGTATACGGTGAGCGTGCCTTAGCAGATTACGATTTTTCTAAAGCAGACGTTATTGTTTCTGTTGGTGCCGATTTCTTGGGCGACTGGCAAGGTGGCGGATGCGATACAGGATATGCAAAAGGACGTATACCTAAAAATGGTAAAATGTCTAGGCATGTACAGATAGAAGCTAATATGTCGTTATCGGGCTCTAACGCTGATAAGCGTATCCCAATGACGGTTACAGAACAAAAATATGCACTTGTAGCATTGTATAATGAGGTTACAGGAGCTTCGGCAAGTGTACCTTCGTTTGCTGGTAAAGCAACTATTGCTAAAGTTGCAAAAGAGTTAAGGGCTGCAGGTTCCAAAGGTGTTTTAGTTTCTGGTATCGACGATGTAAATGCGCAAATGTTAGTGTTAGCTATTAATAACACATTACAGTCTGAAGCATTTAATCCTAACGGAGCACGTTTAATACGCCAAGGTAATGCAAAAGCAGTAGCGCAATTGGTGCGCGATATGAAAGCAGGCTCGGTTGATACACTTATTATGAGTGGTGTTAACCCAGTATATACATTGCCTAATAGTAACGACTTTATTGATGGGCTTAAGAAAGTGAAATTGTCGGTTGCCTTTTCTATGAAAGAGGACGAAACGGCATCTTTAACTACCATAGCAGCTGCTGCACCACACTACTTAGAGTCGTGGGGCGATGTAAGTATTACAAAAGGTACGTACAGTATAACACAGCCTACTATACGCCCGTTATTTAAAACAAGACAATTACAAGATTCATTATTAAAATGGTCGGGTAGTTCAGATACATATTACGATTACCTAAAATCATCTTTTGATGTTGTAGGTATGGGTAAATCATGGAATCAGTTAGTACACGATGGTGTACATGCTTCCGAAGTAATGCCGTTAACGGCTGACGGTACTGGTTTTGGTAATGCAGCTTCTAAATTAGCTAAAGCAAAAGCAATTGCAGGTTTAGAGTTAGTGCTTTACACCAAAACAGGTATGGGAGACGGTCAGCAAGCCAATAACCCATGGTTACAAGAATTCCCAGACCCTATTACAAGAGTTTCTTGGGATAACTACGTAACGGTTTCTAAAGCAGATGCTGAAAGGCTAGAACTTGAAAATTATAACGTTGCCAACGGTGGTTTAAACGGTAGTACTGTTACACTAGAGGTAAGTGGTAAAAAAATAGAAAATGTTCCTGTTATTATCCAGCCAGGGCAAGCAAAAGGTACTGTAGGTCTATCATTAGGTTACGGTCGTAAAGCTGCCATGAAAAAGGATATGATGACGGGTGTAAACGCTTATACGGTTTACAACAACTTCAATGCATTACAACCTGTAAAACTTACTAAAGCAGCAGGCGACCATGAGTTTGCTTGTGTACAGTTACAGAAAACCTTAATGGGTCGTGGTGATATTATTAAAGAAACCACACTTAAGGAGTTTAACCAAAAAGATGCTTCAGAGTGGAATATAATTCCAGTTGTGTCATTAGACCATAAAGAAGTTCCTGCTAGCTCAGTAGATTTATGGGAATCTTTCGACAGAACAACAGGGCATCATTTTAACCTTTCTATCGACCTTAATGCTTGTACAGGTTGTGGGGCATGTGTAATAGCATGTCATGCAGAAAACAACGTACCAGTAGTTGGTAAATCGGAAATTAGACGAAGCCGCGATATGCACTGGTTGCGTATTGACAGATATTACTCATCTGAAGATACGTTTGCAGGCGATGTAGAAACAAAAGCAGGAATATCAGGCTTAATGGATTCTATTGAAACATTTGGCGAAATGGAAGATCCTGCAGATAACCCGCAAGTAGCATTCCAACCTGTATTTTGCCAGCACTGTAATCACGCACCATGTGAAACTGTTTGTCCAGTTGCTGCAACATCGCACAGCCGCCAAGGACAAAACCATATGGCGTATAACCGTTGTGTAGGTACACGTTACTGTGCTAACAACTGCCCATACAAAGTACGTCGATTCAACTGGTTCCTGTACAACAAAAACGATGAATTTGATTATCATATGAATGATGATCTTGGACGTATGGTACTTAACCCTGATGTTAATGTACGTTCGAGAGGTGTTATGGAGAAATGTTCACTATGTATCCAAATGACACAAGCTACAATACTTAAAGCAAAACGTGAAGGACGTCCGGTTAATAAGGATGAATTCTACACCGCTTGTACTGAGGCATGTGGATCTGGGGCTATGGTATTCGGAGATATTAACAATGAAGAAGATACAATTGTTGAACTTAAAGAGGATGACAGAATGTATCACCTATTAGAGCATGTGGGTACTAAGCCTAACGTATTCTATCAGGTAAAAGTAAGGAATACCTAA
- the nrfD gene encoding NrfD/PsrC family molybdoenzyme membrane anchor subunit, with protein sequence MSSHYEAPIRKPLIIGDKNYHDVTVDVARPVEGRANKQWWIAFSIALAAFLWGIGCVAYTVGTGIGTWGSNKTIGWAWDITNFVWWVGIGHAGTLISAVLLLFRQKWRMAINRSAEAMTIFSVIQAAMFPVFHMGRPWLAYWVMPIPNQFGSLWVNFNSPLLWDVFAISTYLSVSLVFWWTGLLPDFAMLRDRAITPFTKRVYSTLSFGWSGRAKDWQRFEEVSLVLAGLATPLVLSVHTIVSFDFATSVIPGWHTTILPPYFVAGAIFSGFAMVNTLLIIMRKVSNLEAYITIQHIELMNIVIMITGSIVGIAYITELFIAWYSGVEYEQYAFLNRATGPYWWSYLLMMTCNVVSPQVMWFKKIRTSIIASFIISLVVNIGMWFERFVIIVTSLHRDYLPSSWTMFQPTFIDAGFFIGTIGFFFVLFLLYSRSFPVIAQAEVKSIMKSSSETHKRIRDGIAHDTHSHPENH encoded by the coding sequence ATGTCGTCTCATTACGAAGCACCCATTAGAAAACCTTTAATTATAGGTGACAAAAATTATCATGATGTAACAGTTGATGTTGCACGTCCTGTGGAAGGCAGAGCCAACAAGCAATGGTGGATAGCATTCTCTATTGCACTTGCTGCTTTTCTTTGGGGTATTGGTTGTGTTGCTTATACAGTAGGTACAGGTATCGGAACTTGGGGATCAAACAAAACTATAGGCTGGGCTTGGGATATTACCAACTTCGTTTGGTGGGTAGGTATCGGTCACGCCGGAACCCTAATTTCGGCAGTACTATTATTATTCCGCCAAAAATGGAGAATGGCAATTAACCGTTCTGCAGAGGCAATGACAATTTTCTCGGTAATACAGGCAGCAATGTTCCCAGTATTCCACATGGGGCGTCCGTGGTTAGCCTACTGGGTTATGCCAATCCCCAACCAATTTGGGTCGTTATGGGTTAACTTTAACTCACCACTACTTTGGGACGTATTTGCAATTTCTACTTACCTATCAGTATCGTTAGTATTCTGGTGGACAGGTTTACTTCCTGACTTTGCAATGTTACGTGATAGAGCCATAACACCTTTTACAAAAAGAGTTTATTCTACACTAAGTTTCGGTTGGAGTGGTAGAGCAAAAGACTGGCAACGTTTTGAAGAGGTTTCTCTTGTACTTGCCGGACTTGCAACACCGCTTGTACTTTCGGTACACACCATTGTATCGTTTGACTTTGCTACATCGGTAATACCAGGATGGCACACCACTATACTTCCGCCATACTTTGTTGCAGGAGCTATATTCTCAGGATTTGCAATGGTAAACACCCTGCTTATCATCATGAGAAAAGTATCTAACCTAGAGGCATACATTACAATACAACATATCGAGTTAATGAATATCGTAATCATGATTACGGGTTCCATAGTAGGTATTGCTTATATTACAGAGTTATTTATTGCATGGTATTCGGGCGTAGAGTATGAGCAGTATGCTTTCCTTAACAGAGCAACAGGACCTTACTGGTGGTCGTACCTACTAATGATGACGTGTAACGTGGTTTCTCCACAGGTAATGTGGTTCAAAAAAATTAGAACAAGTATTATAGCTTCATTTATAATATCACTTGTTGTAAACATCGGAATGTGGTTTGAGCGTTTTGTAATTATTGTTACATCGCTACACAGAGATTACCTTCCATCATCATGGACAATGTTCCAGCCTACGTTTATAGATGCAGGATTCTTTATAGGTACTATTGGTTTCTTCTTTGTACTATTCCTATTATACTCAAGAAGTTTCCCAGTAATAGCACAAGCAGAAGTTAAATCGATAATGAAATCATCTAGCGAAACGCACAAACGAATCAGAGACGGAATCGCACACGATACTCATTCACACCCAGAAAATCATTAA
- a CDS encoding DUF3341 domain-containing protein, which produces MSNKVIHVLYNDDDILMDAVKQTRAAHHHIEEVYTPFPVHGLDKAMGLAPTRIAIASFLYGLVGLSVAITMMNYMMIVDWPQDIGGKPSFSYIQNMPAFVPVMFEMTVFFAAHLMVITFYMRSKLWPFKEAENPDVRTTDDHFLMEVAAHGDVDQMVSFFQNTGAVEVKVIEEKH; this is translated from the coding sequence ATGAGTAATAAAGTTATACATGTTTTATACAATGATGATGACATCCTGATGGATGCAGTAAAGCAAACGCGTGCTGCACATCATCATATCGAAGAGGTTTATACGCCATTTCCAGTACACGGTTTGGATAAAGCCATGGGGCTTGCACCTACCAGAATAGCCATTGCTTCATTTTTATACGGGTTGGTAGGATTGAGCGTTGCTATCACGATGATGAACTACATGATGATTGTAGATTGGCCTCAGGATATAGGTGGTAAACCAAGTTTTAGTTATATACAAAATATGCCGGCTTTTGTACCGGTAATGTTTGAGATGACAGTATTTTTTGCGGCTCACTTAATGGTAATCACCTTTTACATGAGAAGTAAATTATGGCCTTTTAAAGAGGCAGAAAATCCTGATGTAAGAACAACAGACGACCACTTTTTGATGGAAGTTGCTGCTCATGGTGATGTAGACCAAATGGTTTCATTTTTCCAAAACACGGGAGCTGTAGAAGTAAAAGTAATTGAAGAAAAGCATTAA
- a CDS encoding c-type cytochrome, translated as MRALYKTALLVVVASLFTACFDKSAPNYQYFPNMYEPIPYETYGESTAFKNGKEGQLPAEGSIPRGFTPYEYENTNEGYELAKAELKSALDSTAIDIPRATQLYTIYCAICHGDKGDGKGGLVQKEKFLGVPSYKDREITEGSVFHVVTYGLNSMGSHANQLSQEERWQVAHYVLKLKSEL; from the coding sequence ATGAGAGCGTTATATAAAACAGCATTATTGGTAGTTGTAGCATCGTTATTCACGGCATGCTTTGACAAGTCTGCACCAAATTACCAATACTTCCCTAATATGTATGAGCCAATACCATACGAAACGTATGGCGAGTCTACTGCATTCAAAAACGGAAAAGAAGGACAACTTCCTGCAGAAGGTTCTATACCAAGAGGTTTCACTCCATACGAGTATGAAAATACTAACGAGGGCTACGAGCTTGCAAAAGCAGAGCTAAAATCGGCTCTTGATTCAACAGCGATAGATATTCCTAGAGCTACCCAATTGTATACAATTTACTGTGCCATTTGCCACGGAGACAAAGGAGACGGTAAGGGAGGCTTAGTGCAAAAAGAAAAATTCCTTGGTGTACCTAGCTATAAAGACAGAGAGATTACAGAAGGAAGCGTTTTTCATGTAGTAACGTACGGGTTAAACTCAATGGGATCGCATGCTAATCAGCTCTCTCAAGAAGAGCGTTGGCAAGTTGCACACTACGTGTTGAAGTTAAAGAGTGAATTATAA